In a single window of the Methanolobus psychrophilus R15 genome:
- a CDS encoding Nitrilase/cyanide hydratase and apolipoprotein N-acyltransferase, translating to MDVSLCSKDENLHKAILMAEQAISKGAKLLVLPELFSTGFCYDDMEASAETITGLTVSMLQDLSRKHDCVIITSILEKELPQDRSAPAGSYYNLGICIESGEITGTYRKTHPFKRERQYFLSGDNISPCRLRSHDLIIGLEICYELRFPEVARKLSLSGSDILITVAQFPKSRHHVWRTLAMARAIENQIPHIACNRTGESGDTSFFGGSVIVDASGQIMQEAGGDECILLHVIDIAETSKIREEITVFKDRRENLY from the coding sequence ATGGATGTAAGCCTCTGCAGTAAAGATGAGAACCTGCACAAGGCAATTTTGATGGCAGAGCAGGCTATATCAAAAGGCGCCAAATTGCTGGTCCTGCCTGAATTATTCTCCACAGGCTTCTGCTATGATGATATGGAAGCCTCCGCTGAGACAATCACCGGCCTGACAGTCAGTATGCTCCAGGATCTTTCCCGGAAGCATGATTGTGTGATAATCACCTCCATTCTCGAAAAGGAGCTGCCTCAGGACAGGAGTGCACCTGCCGGAAGTTATTACAATCTCGGGATTTGCATAGAATCCGGGGAAATTACGGGCACATATCGCAAAACACATCCTTTCAAGAGAGAAAGGCAATATTTCCTGTCAGGTGATAACATATCCCCCTGCAGGCTCAGGAGCCATGACCTCATCATCGGGCTTGAGATATGTTATGAACTGAGATTCCCGGAAGTCGCGAGAAAGCTTTCTCTCTCCGGGTCAGATATCCTTATCACAGTCGCACAGTTCCCAAAATCCCGGCACCATGTATGGAGGACATTAGCAATGGCCAGAGCAATAGAGAATCAGATACCTCACATTGCCTGCAACCGCACAGGTGAAAGCGGGGATACCTCTTTCTTCGGAGGTTCTGTGATCGTGGATGCTTCAGGGCAGATCATGCAGGAAGCAGGAGGGGATGAGTGCATACTGTTACATGTTATTGACATAGCTGAGACGTCAAAGATCAGAGAGGAGATAACTGTTTTCAAGGATCGCAGAGAGAATCTCTACTGA
- a CDS encoding PAS/PAC sensor signal transduction histidine kinase, protein MHIIYERKNLVPAFQKIIGTAFGIILIISLLLLPTQPVFAEPQISTGSGGENRIEEAYQESGQTISTNASSSGLYTWESPMWLKLSVGIGGSLLLLLIILSFVLRDKIEKKTLELNSKNRQLEIEVRERKIAEDKLKNYSAQLKNSNELKDLFTDILRHDLINPATVIKGYVEYLIEYENDTKKITALKTIERNNLKLIQMIENAASLAKLENVEELEFEEMDLRAILEEVVEGLQPKADDKDMHIEFVPGGNYPAQVNRIVEEVFSNLIANSIKYSPPASMIGIDVCTLNDKYWKISVVDNGSGISDDDKTYIFDRFKRAEKTNIKGTGLGLAIAKRIIELHDGQIGVQDNPSGTGSVFWVTLHR, encoded by the coding sequence ATGCATATTATCTATGAAAGAAAAAACCTAGTGCCAGCATTTCAAAAGATAATAGGCACCGCCTTTGGTATTATCCTTATCATATCACTCCTTTTACTCCCAACGCAGCCGGTCTTTGCAGAGCCACAAATTTCGACAGGCTCCGGCGGGGAGAATCGCATTGAAGAGGCATACCAGGAATCAGGACAAACTATATCCACAAATGCTTCTTCATCAGGACTGTACACATGGGAAAGCCCGATGTGGCTTAAATTGTCTGTAGGGATAGGCGGAAGCCTTCTCCTGTTACTGATAATATTGAGCTTTGTATTGAGAGATAAAATAGAGAAAAAGACCCTGGAGCTCAATTCAAAGAACAGACAGCTTGAGATAGAGGTCAGAGAGAGAAAGATTGCGGAAGATAAACTGAAGAACTATTCTGCGCAGCTCAAGAATTCCAATGAACTGAAAGATCTGTTTACCGATATCCTCAGGCATGATCTTATCAACCCCGCAACTGTGATCAAAGGCTATGTAGAGTATCTGATCGAATACGAGAATGATACAAAAAAGATCACTGCACTAAAAACCATAGAGCGTAATAACCTTAAACTCATCCAGATGATAGAGAACGCTGCAAGTCTTGCAAAACTGGAGAACGTTGAAGAGCTGGAATTTGAGGAAATGGATCTCAGAGCGATCCTTGAAGAGGTCGTAGAGGGTCTGCAACCAAAAGCGGATGATAAGGATATGCATATAGAGTTCGTCCCGGGGGGGAATTATCCTGCACAGGTAAACAGGATAGTAGAGGAAGTTTTTTCCAATCTCATAGCGAACAGCATTAAGTACTCTCCTCCTGCAAGCATGATCGGGATAGATGTGTGTACCCTGAATGATAAGTACTGGAAGATATCAGTCGTAGATAACGGTTCCGGCATTTCGGACGATGATAAAACTTATATTTTTGACCGCTTCAAGCGTGCGGAAAAAACAAACATAAAAGGGACCGGACTTGGACTTGCAATTGCCAAGCGCATAATAGAACTGCATGATGGACAGATAGGAGTGCAAGACAATCCTTCCGGAACAGGATCTGTTTTCTGGGTCACCCTGCACAGGTAA
- a CDS encoding putative deoxyhypusine synthase: MHLHTFTKTPTIPVEVTERSLSDLTDAMQYTGFQGRKLAESVKAWENMFKEDGVTIFMGLSGAMVPAGMRNIITYLIENRLIDCLVSTGANIFHDCHEALGLKHYVGSHIADDCELLGHGIDRIYDVFAYEEEFRNTDHFVADFAKKHDGKTYSSREFIQLLGKEISEKGNKNSIIVSAYKHNVPIFIPALSDSSIGIGLTIARRNGCNINIDQIKDVDEITQMVEASEKTGVVYVGGGVPKNFIQQTEVVASIMGHEVAGHEYAIQYTTDAPHWGGLSGCTFDEAVSWGKISKEAKKVQVFVDATIALPIVTHALNEKTKGYKRKIPCFEWNGDGAELHFETH; this comes from the coding sequence ATGCATCTACACACCTTTACCAAAACACCAACCATACCCGTTGAGGTCACTGAGCGGTCTTTAAGTGATTTGACCGATGCCATGCAGTACACCGGATTCCAGGGGCGTAAGCTTGCAGAGTCCGTGAAAGCCTGGGAAAATATGTTCAAGGAAGACGGGGTTACTATCTTCATGGGGCTGAGTGGGGCGATGGTGCCTGCAGGAATGCGCAACATCATTACCTATCTGATAGAGAACCGGCTGATAGACTGCCTCGTAAGCACAGGAGCTAACATTTTTCATGATTGTCACGAGGCCCTCGGGCTTAAACATTATGTGGGTTCACATATAGCAGATGACTGCGAGCTTCTGGGACATGGTATTGACAGGATATATGATGTGTTCGCCTATGAGGAGGAGTTCAGGAATACCGATCACTTTGTAGCTGACTTTGCCAAAAAACATGATGGTAAGACATATTCCTCACGTGAGTTCATACAGCTGCTCGGTAAAGAGATATCCGAGAAGGGCAACAAGAACTCGATAATAGTAAGCGCATACAAGCACAACGTCCCTATTTTCATTCCAGCGCTGTCTGACAGCTCGATCGGTATCGGACTTACAATAGCAAGAAGGAACGGCTGTAATATCAATATCGACCAGATCAAGGACGTCGACGAGATCACGCAGATGGTTGAGGCATCCGAAAAGACAGGTGTCGTATACGTCGGGGGCGGCGTGCCCAAGAATTTCATCCAGCAGACGGAGGTAGTTGCGTCCATAATGGGGCATGAAGTAGCCGGGCATGAGTACGCGATACAATATACGACCGATGCACCCCACTGGGGCGGGCTATCGGGTTGTACTTTCGATGAGGCCGTATCCTGGGGAAAGATCTCCAAGGAAGCAAAAAAGGTCCAGGTATTTGTTGACGCGACTATCGCACTTCCTATCGTGACACATGCACTTAACGAAAAAACTAAGGGCTACAAGCGTAAAATCCCTTGTTTTGAGTGGAATGGCGATGGTGCAGAACTGCATTTTGAAACTCATTGA
- the leuS gene encoding leucyl-tRNA synthetase produces MEQDYDPQGIEVKWQSRWDESRIFEPEPDERDKYFITIPYPYLNGNLHAGHTRTFTIGDVLARHRRMLGYNVLYPMGFHVTGTPIVGLAELIANRDPQTMDVYSRLHGIPEDILHTLDTPEKIVDYFKVEAEIAMRSIGYSIDWRRKFTTTDPTYKKFIEWQFNLLHEKGLIVKGAHPVKWCPHDKNPVEDHDILHGEEATIVDFTLVKFEHDGMILPCATLRPETIFGVTNLWVNPDIEHVKLMVSKDGKEELWVVSKEAYDKLTYTDRDVELIGNVPSGSLIGIKAKNPLTGKEVITLPASFVKGGNGSGIVMSVPAHAPYDYLALRDLYDKDLTVYGIKENLRDIGLISLIEVKDFGEYPAVDAVTQLGVADQKDPKAEEATKLVYRREFHGGVLKENTGKYAGIAVSKIKDVLTRDLLEQGIGEVFYEFSEPVVCRCGTPCVVNMVKGQWFLNYSSPQWKDKVYRCLEKMEIIPEEIRVEFNNKVDWLKDKACARKKGLGTKLPFDKEWLIESLGDSTIYMSYYITNKFFSQGISPEQLTPKLFDYVLLGKGTLQETAIDTGLNEQLIARMKADLDYWYPVDLRSSGKDLVPNHLLFFLFHHVAIFEEDKWPQALAVNGFVSLEGQKMSKSKGPILTMTEAVTTYGADITRMYILSSAEQTQDADWRNAGVESAKKQVERFYKLAAEIIVSGARSGSEGELKLIDRWMLSRLQQFVRETNNNMTSIRTRGALQSAFFLLYNDVKWYQRRGGSAVLYDVLDTWVRLMAPFTPHICEEIWSSMGHQEGDFISLAPYPIFCPRFVDHDAELAEELVCNTLSDIEEIIKVTKITPKKVVLYASPEWKTKAFKLAIDMLREGELNPGKLIKTLMAEPENRAYGKEIPKYVQKLVPDITSMKTERFEMLHEFNLDEKNILQENCDCLAHELGCPIEVYSADSPEFDPENKSKFAAPLRPAIYLEQ; encoded by the coding sequence ATGGAACAGGATTATGATCCGCAGGGAATAGAAGTAAAATGGCAGAGCCGTTGGGATGAGAGCCGGATTTTCGAACCGGAACCGGATGAGAGGGATAAGTATTTCATAACAATCCCCTACCCGTACCTGAACGGCAACTTACACGCCGGACACACAAGGACATTCACAATAGGGGATGTGCTTGCAAGGCACAGAAGGATGCTGGGATACAATGTGCTCTACCCCATGGGTTTCCACGTTACGGGAACTCCTATTGTGGGCCTTGCGGAGCTTATCGCAAACCGGGACCCTCAGACCATGGATGTGTATTCAAGGCTGCACGGAATCCCGGAAGATATCCTGCACACACTTGACACTCCCGAGAAGATCGTGGACTACTTCAAGGTAGAGGCCGAGATAGCGATGCGTTCCATAGGTTATTCCATCGACTGGCGCAGGAAGTTCACAACCACTGACCCGACATACAAGAAATTCATTGAATGGCAGTTCAACCTGCTCCATGAAAAAGGACTTATCGTCAAGGGTGCGCATCCGGTAAAATGGTGCCCCCATGACAAGAACCCTGTTGAAGACCACGACATCCTTCACGGCGAGGAAGCCACCATTGTGGATTTCACCCTTGTCAAGTTCGAGCACGACGGAATGATACTTCCATGTGCGACGCTGCGGCCTGAAACAATATTCGGTGTCACTAACCTCTGGGTCAACCCGGATATAGAGCATGTCAAGCTCATGGTAAGTAAGGATGGGAAAGAAGAGTTATGGGTCGTCAGCAAGGAAGCTTACGACAAACTCACTTATACCGACAGGGATGTCGAACTTATAGGCAATGTGCCCTCTGGATCACTTATAGGTATCAAGGCGAAGAATCCCCTTACAGGGAAAGAGGTTATCACGCTGCCGGCATCCTTCGTGAAGGGCGGCAACGGAAGTGGTATCGTAATGAGTGTGCCCGCCCATGCACCTTATGACTACCTGGCTCTCAGGGACCTCTACGACAAAGACCTGACAGTATATGGTATCAAAGAAAATCTAAGAGATATTGGACTCATATCGCTCATCGAGGTAAAGGATTTCGGAGAATATCCTGCAGTTGACGCAGTCACACAGCTGGGAGTCGCAGATCAGAAGGACCCAAAAGCCGAAGAGGCGACCAAGCTTGTGTACCGCAGGGAGTTTCACGGAGGCGTACTGAAGGAAAATACAGGCAAATATGCAGGTATTGCGGTTTCCAAGATCAAGGATGTGCTCACCAGGGACCTTCTTGAACAGGGCATAGGCGAAGTGTTCTATGAGTTCAGTGAGCCTGTGGTCTGCCGGTGCGGCACTCCCTGTGTTGTCAACATGGTAAAAGGACAGTGGTTCCTCAACTATTCAAGTCCTCAATGGAAGGACAAGGTATACAGATGCCTCGAGAAGATGGAGATAATCCCTGAAGAGATCAGGGTCGAATTCAATAATAAGGTAGACTGGCTCAAGGATAAGGCATGCGCCAGGAAGAAAGGGCTTGGGACAAAACTGCCTTTTGACAAGGAATGGCTCATAGAGTCACTGGGTGATTCGACCATCTATATGTCCTATTATATCACAAACAAGTTCTTTTCCCAAGGAATCAGCCCCGAGCAGCTCACACCAAAGCTTTTTGATTACGTACTCCTTGGCAAAGGCACTCTTCAGGAGACAGCCATCGATACCGGACTCAATGAGCAACTTATCGCCCGCATGAAAGCTGACCTGGATTACTGGTACCCTGTGGACCTGCGCTCATCCGGAAAGGACCTCGTGCCAAATCACCTGCTTTTCTTCCTCTTCCACCACGTAGCCATCTTTGAAGAGGACAAATGGCCACAAGCCCTTGCTGTCAATGGTTTTGTGTCCCTTGAAGGACAGAAGATGAGCAAGTCCAAGGGTCCGATCCTTACCATGACGGAAGCTGTCACCACCTATGGTGCCGACATCACACGCATGTACATTCTCTCCAGCGCGGAACAGACACAGGATGCTGACTGGAGAAACGCAGGAGTAGAGAGCGCCAAGAAACAGGTTGAGAGATTCTACAAACTTGCGGCTGAAATTATCGTATCCGGTGCAAGATCAGGATCAGAAGGAGAACTTAAGCTCATAGACCGCTGGATGCTCAGCAGACTGCAGCAGTTCGTCAGGGAAACCAACAACAACATGACATCAATCAGAACAAGAGGCGCACTTCAGAGCGCATTCTTCCTGCTGTACAACGATGTCAAGTGGTACCAGAGGCGCGGCGGAAGTGCGGTGCTATACGATGTGCTTGACACATGGGTCCGGCTGATGGCACCTTTCACACCCCACATTTGCGAAGAGATCTGGTCTTCAATGGGGCATCAGGAAGGGGATTTCATATCACTTGCACCATATCCGATATTCTGTCCCAGATTCGTCGATCACGATGCTGAACTTGCCGAGGAACTTGTCTGCAACACCCTGTCGGATATAGAAGAGATCATTAAGGTCACTAAGATCACTCCAAAGAAAGTGGTGCTCTATGCATCCCCTGAATGGAAGACAAAAGCATTCAAGCTCGCTATCGACATGCTCCGGGAAGGAGAACTCAACCCGGGTAAGCTTATCAAGACACTTATGGCAGAACCTGAGAACCGTGCCTACGGGAAGGAGATACCAAAGTATGTGCAAAAACTTGTTCCTGACATAACCAGTATGAAGACTGAAAGGTTTGAGATGCTGCATGAATTCAACCTTGACGAGAAAAACATACTACAGGAAAACTGCGATTGTCTGGCACATGAACTGGGATGTCCTATTGAGGTTTATTCTGCGGACTCACCTGAGTTTGATCCGGAGAACAAGTCAAAGTTTGCAGCGCCTCTGAGGCCTGCAATATACCTTGAGCAGTAA